A window of Raineyella sp. W15-4 contains these coding sequences:
- the csb2 gene encoding type I-U CRISPR-associated protein Csb2, translating to MPTLTVTARFPLGVFAGHGADGSSVDPFPSTKRLHSALMHAAGKGSLAILRSGDLRPADASLAALEWLETHIPHAIQHPTHCSTRVGTREPANAYRAEGTFDKAKTGGHIDRKVRKQVTNAIAVNGAFGWEWSGVPASVCRVVEVLCEDVSCLGEADSPVVLSTQIPLSAPMPLVEGAGQFTRRGMPVQTPSAGRTRELEDAYDRDHPLKHPDPKADRFIATQGPRPSEVTTQRVRNAYYEAPDAPIPESPWVRTMLFPIDRPIAQKDRVGWCVAFHRTLATRLGDDAPPVITGSYGKGVLAPPNRVAIQILDQSVLHQTSNAHRYISTPAAFAVLVPRDIAPADERLLLHAIGSRMRVFRRGGAVETSLAVTVPAGDFWQAPAAGAIRTWAAVPALVAETRRQRSDEAGPWTLAHAALLSLGFVFRPDSEIRHGADGYRDLIQYARAQGAKVLSAQPVADSRVDRYAHKLPQGVVAQVYRAHLDLGQLTTDTSLIVAGQSRHIGGGLLVPVDLPSDVVDAWSA from the coding sequence ATGCCCACCCTCACCGTCACGGCCCGCTTCCCCCTCGGAGTCTTTGCTGGTCACGGTGCCGATGGGTCGAGCGTGGACCCGTTCCCGTCGACCAAGCGTCTCCACAGCGCCTTGATGCACGCTGCGGGCAAGGGAAGTCTTGCCATCCTGCGTAGCGGTGATCTCCGGCCGGCGGACGCATCACTCGCGGCACTGGAATGGCTGGAGACGCATATTCCTCACGCGATCCAACACCCGACTCACTGCTCGACTCGAGTTGGCACGCGCGAGCCGGCCAATGCCTATCGCGCTGAGGGAACGTTCGACAAGGCGAAGACCGGGGGCCACATCGATCGCAAGGTCCGGAAACAGGTGACCAACGCGATCGCCGTCAATGGCGCGTTCGGCTGGGAATGGTCTGGGGTCCCCGCCTCGGTCTGTCGAGTGGTGGAAGTCCTGTGCGAGGACGTGTCCTGTCTCGGGGAGGCGGACAGCCCGGTGGTCCTGTCGACGCAGATCCCACTCAGCGCGCCGATGCCTTTGGTCGAAGGAGCGGGACAGTTCACGCGGAGGGGGATGCCTGTCCAGACGCCCTCAGCAGGGCGCACGCGCGAACTCGAAGACGCGTACGACCGCGATCACCCGTTGAAGCACCCGGATCCCAAGGCCGATCGGTTCATTGCCACGCAGGGACCGCGGCCCTCGGAGGTCACAACACAGCGAGTGCGGAACGCCTACTACGAGGCCCCTGATGCTCCGATCCCGGAGTCCCCCTGGGTTAGGACGATGCTGTTCCCCATCGATCGTCCGATTGCCCAGAAGGATCGGGTCGGCTGGTGCGTCGCCTTTCACCGCACACTGGCGACGCGGCTCGGGGATGATGCTCCACCGGTGATCACCGGCAGCTACGGGAAGGGCGTCCTGGCTCCGCCGAATCGCGTGGCGATCCAGATCCTGGACCAGTCCGTGCTCCATCAGACGTCCAACGCTCATCGTTACATCTCCACACCAGCAGCCTTTGCAGTACTGGTGCCGCGCGATATCGCGCCGGCGGATGAGAGGCTGCTGCTGCACGCCATCGGTAGTCGGATGAGGGTATTCCGGCGGGGTGGTGCCGTGGAGACGTCCCTTGCCGTGACCGTCCCCGCCGGCGACTTCTGGCAAGCACCCGCAGCGGGAGCCATCCGGACCTGGGCGGCCGTTCCCGCACTGGTAGCGGAGACCAGACGACAGCGCAGCGATGAAGCAGGGCCGTGGACACTCGCCCACGCCGCACTGCTCTCCCTGGGCTTCGTCTTCCGCCCTGACTCCGAGATCAGGCACGGGGCTGATGGCTACCGCGACCTGATCCAATACGCACGAGCCCAGGGGGCCAAGGTCCTCAGTGCTCAACCGGTAGCAGACTCGCGAGTGGATCGGTACGCCCACAAGCTCCCCCAGGGGGTGGTGGCTCAGGTGTACCGGGCGCATCTCGACCTCGGACAGCTCACCACGGACACTTCTCTGATCGTCGCAGGACAATCACGTCATATAGGCGGAGGACTTCTCGTGCCGGTCGATCTGCCGTCGGACGTCGTTGACGCGTGGTCAGCATGA
- the cas3u gene encoding type I-U CRISPR-associated helicase/endonuclease Cas3 — MSLTLSDFADFFGAVNEERRPNERDQPSKRIGPFAWQKRLLEQVAMTGRWPDVISAPTGSGKSAVVEVHVFANALAAAGAAKRVPRRLAMVVDRRALVDSHVVRAERIRDALRAGTDPVLQEVKRCLSLLTSATDATDPDGSPLVVAELRGGMSPDSGWIDDPSACTVIGATPDMWGSRLLLRGYGARPQARPREAGLLAYDAAMVLDESHLNRQLLRTAQRVAELTERFEQDLGVPTLQVVQTTATPAADDVSHPQSVIGVEQADLDGVDHDELARRLTRPKPVTFVESPSWPSRIPAPQSHIDTLVQQVLELCRPGGSSTQQTGPLGCMVNHVDTAVRVARQLKERGLEVGCWVGRKRPMDIDKLLKDHSELFDSGKSNATDVKKPGELFDPSTTDDSVPDTPAPPLDVLVATQTVEVGVDLDLRGLVTELASASALAQRCGRVNRRGRLDEAPVVVVGPQASKPIRDLPPYSAADLEEGRAWLARLEPAQGLSPWAVRSMPPPPAAKRRLYFMRPELSDAWRLAATSDQEFEDESLGLWLRDDLEDDALTAGLVLRGPLPLDDSESMELLLATPPHPDETYPVKLGDLRIVADRVLAGDSTDRARAFLYRQQSREETFTFLRSSSDIRPGDVVVIDKGHAVTEHGVVVTELPSRRETVQTVWGPDRVWVAVRDHPAPDGLAFWSDILRDLAEVGAESAQAEFDLQTVGTTVQGKITVPRSEEDPTEFSWLVVTGDEVNNADESVRQEWTTSGDSVPLDKHSEAVRDRAELMTVRIGLSPEWRQVTIDAAACHDLGKDHPGFQRALGQAPAGPLLAKSATRTPQQLRADKRAAGLPRGWRHEHRSVLHALGQLEGRPHLNLTLRLIGTSHGYGRALTPQRGKELCAPGDPAEWQSRADELYDFGEWASIVGETDRTIGVWACAYLEAVVRAADCQVSREGS, encoded by the coding sequence ATGAGCCTGACGCTGTCGGATTTCGCAGACTTCTTCGGCGCAGTGAACGAAGAGCGTCGACCGAACGAACGGGACCAACCGAGCAAACGAATCGGACCGTTCGCGTGGCAGAAGCGACTCCTTGAGCAGGTCGCGATGACCGGACGATGGCCCGATGTCATCAGCGCCCCCACGGGCTCGGGCAAGTCGGCGGTGGTCGAGGTGCACGTATTCGCCAATGCGCTCGCTGCCGCAGGGGCGGCGAAGCGAGTGCCCCGCCGGCTTGCGATGGTGGTGGACCGTCGAGCGCTTGTCGATAGCCACGTGGTGCGGGCGGAGCGGATTCGTGACGCTCTCAGGGCCGGTACTGACCCGGTCCTGCAGGAAGTGAAGCGCTGTCTCTCCCTCCTCACATCGGCCACCGACGCAACCGACCCGGATGGCTCACCCTTGGTTGTCGCAGAGCTCCGGGGAGGAATGTCCCCGGATTCGGGATGGATCGACGATCCTTCGGCTTGTACCGTGATCGGCGCCACCCCAGACATGTGGGGCAGCCGCCTACTGTTGCGAGGCTACGGCGCCAGACCTCAGGCCCGCCCGCGAGAGGCCGGCCTGCTCGCGTATGACGCGGCGATGGTCCTGGATGAGAGCCATCTGAACCGACAGCTGCTGCGTACGGCACAAAGGGTCGCCGAGCTCACGGAACGATTCGAGCAGGATCTGGGCGTCCCCACCTTGCAGGTCGTTCAGACGACCGCAACACCCGCTGCCGATGACGTTAGCCATCCGCAGAGCGTCATCGGAGTGGAACAGGCAGACCTCGACGGCGTCGACCACGACGAGCTGGCTCGTCGGCTCACACGCCCGAAGCCGGTGACGTTCGTCGAGTCGCCGTCGTGGCCGTCACGTATACCAGCCCCCCAGAGCCACATTGACACGCTGGTGCAACAGGTACTGGAGCTGTGCAGACCTGGTGGAAGTAGTACCCAACAGACCGGCCCCCTCGGCTGCATGGTCAACCATGTCGACACCGCCGTACGTGTGGCGCGACAACTCAAGGAGCGGGGCCTGGAGGTGGGCTGTTGGGTCGGCCGCAAGCGCCCGATGGACATCGACAAACTTCTGAAGGACCATTCCGAACTGTTCGATTCCGGCAAATCCAACGCGACCGACGTCAAGAAGCCTGGTGAGTTGTTCGATCCCAGCACGACCGACGATTCGGTACCCGACACCCCAGCACCTCCCTTGGATGTCCTCGTCGCGACCCAGACCGTTGAAGTAGGCGTAGACCTTGATCTGCGCGGGCTGGTGACCGAGCTCGCGAGCGCTTCCGCCCTGGCCCAGCGGTGCGGGCGGGTGAATCGCCGCGGACGGTTGGACGAAGCTCCGGTCGTCGTGGTGGGGCCCCAAGCGTCAAAGCCGATCCGTGATCTTCCGCCCTACAGTGCGGCTGATCTCGAAGAGGGCCGTGCCTGGCTGGCCCGCCTGGAGCCCGCTCAGGGGCTGAGTCCGTGGGCAGTGCGGTCGATGCCGCCACCGCCGGCGGCGAAGCGACGCCTGTATTTCATGCGACCGGAACTATCGGACGCCTGGCGGCTTGCCGCAACCTCCGATCAGGAGTTCGAGGACGAGAGTCTCGGGCTCTGGCTTCGCGACGATTTGGAGGATGACGCTCTGACGGCGGGGCTGGTGCTTCGAGGGCCACTGCCCCTCGATGACTCCGAGTCCATGGAGCTCTTACTCGCCACTCCCCCACATCCTGACGAGACCTATCCGGTGAAGCTCGGAGACCTCCGTATTGTGGCCGATCGCGTCTTGGCGGGGGATTCGACCGACCGGGCACGAGCATTTCTGTATCGGCAGCAATCTCGTGAAGAGACATTCACCTTCCTACGCAGTTCCTCCGACATTCGACCGGGCGATGTGGTGGTCATCGACAAGGGACATGCGGTCACCGAGCACGGGGTTGTGGTCACCGAGCTCCCCTCACGCCGCGAAACGGTGCAGACCGTCTGGGGCCCTGATCGCGTCTGGGTGGCCGTGCGTGATCATCCAGCGCCGGACGGACTTGCCTTCTGGTCTGACATACTCCGAGATCTGGCCGAGGTGGGAGCGGAGTCCGCCCAAGCAGAGTTCGATCTACAAACCGTGGGGACGACGGTGCAAGGAAAAATCACGGTACCTCGAAGCGAGGAAGACCCGACTGAGTTTTCGTGGCTGGTCGTCACCGGGGACGAAGTCAACAATGCAGACGAGAGCGTCCGACAGGAATGGACCACCAGCGGGGATAGCGTGCCGCTCGACAAGCACAGCGAGGCCGTCCGAGACAGGGCGGAGCTGATGACTGTGCGGATCGGTCTATCACCGGAATGGCGCCAAGTCACGATCGATGCGGCAGCCTGTCATGATCTGGGCAAGGACCATCCCGGCTTCCAGCGGGCACTCGGCCAGGCTCCGGCGGGTCCGCTGCTGGCCAAGTCGGCGACTCGTACGCCGCAACAACTCCGTGCTGACAAGCGGGCTGCGGGCCTGCCACGCGGCTGGCGCCACGAACACCGGTCAGTTCTCCATGCGCTCGGTCAGTTGGAGGGACGGCCGCATCTGAATCTGACACTGCGCCTCATCGGCACGAGCCATGGCTACGGCCGCGCCCTCACGCCCCAGCGGGGCAAGGAGCTCTGCGCGCCGGGTGACCCGGCCGAGTGGCAGTCACGAGCCGACGAACTGTACGACTTCGGTGAGTGGGCCTCCATCGTGGGAGAGACGGACCGCACCATCGGGGTCTGGGCCTGCGCCTATCTGGAGGCGGTCGTCCGAGCG